CGGACGAACTAAACGACGTTGCACGGGTTCAATCGCTGATGAAGACCGGCATGATCGCCGGGGACGGAACGCTCGAACAGAGCCTGCATCCTGAAACCTGGCAACGGCTGCAAAGCTACTGCGAAGCGAACGGTTTGCCGCTCGACACGTTCCGGACGATGAAGCCCTGGCTGGCCGCCTTGACGATAGCAAGCCTGGAAACCGTGAAAGCCGGCTATCTGCCCGATCTTGGATTGGACAGGCATTACATGGAAATGGCCGCGATCGCCCACAAGGAAACGGCCGGACTGGAAAGCCTGAGCCAGCAATTCAGTGTTTTCGATCGTATGGAAGCCAAGGAACAGGAATTGTTCTTGAACCAGACGCTAAAAGATATGCGGGACCCGCGGCAATTGCACGAACTGCATCGGCACTGGCGCAACGGGGATGCGGACGGCCTGCTGCAGTTGCTGCGCCAGGATACGGTGAATGAAATCCCCGAATTTTACCGCCGCCTGAACAGCGAAAGAAACCGCGCCTGGCTGCCGCAAATTGCCGCCTTCCTGAAGGAGAACCGGGAAGGCAGCGCTTTGGTCGTGGTCGGCAGCCTGCATTTACTGGGCGCCGAGGGGCTGATCGAATTGTTGAGGCGGCAGGGATTCCGCACGG
The genomic region above belongs to Methylomicrobium agile and contains:
- a CDS encoding TraB/GumN family protein, whose product is MGRRLSLLLLLLYWAQASAKPPTPLLWEVSDEDNSIYLLGSFHMLKAEDYPLADPVNKAFDEAGKVYFEVSPDELNDVARVQSLMKTGMIAGDGTLEQSLHPETWQRLQSYCEANGLPLDTFRTMKPWLAALTIASLETVKAGYLPDLGLDRHYMEMAAIAHKETAGLESLSQQFSVFDRMEAKEQELFLNQTLKDMRDPRQLHELHRHWRNGDADGLLQLLRQDTVNEIPEFYRRLNSERNRAWLPQIAAFLKENREGSALVVVGSLHLLGAEGLIELLRRQGFRTVQVQ